In Plasmodium chabaudi chabaudi strain AS genome assembly, chromosome: 10, a single genomic region encodes these proteins:
- a CDS encoding DNA damage-inducible protein 1, putative: MVFITISDDNNIITSLDLHEDTEMSIIMSIIENDFSLNMNINELTYNGKAVDKSDTLKKLNMHEGDLLFIRKKINLDMLQEELNANGFGNIMNNSGVTNTSATNSSTPNPGSILPSGLNNAGQGNNAAFNGILEQFRIFQEMEYIKKEAEKLLQLKTDKAKMSILQIQDKKLYDAINTANLEEIKKIVKEKYEMEKKEKQREQEMYEKALKDPLSEESQKYIYEHIYKNQINSNLALAQEHFPEAFGVVYMLYIPVEINKNVIHAFVDSGAQTSIISKRCAEKCNILRLMDTRFTGIAKGVGTKSILGKIHMIDIKIGNYFYAVALTIIDDYDIDFIFGLDLLKRHQCSIDLKKNALVIEDNEIPFLAEKDIVKRSFESINLDSQ, encoded by the coding sequence ATGGTGTTCATAACGATATctgatgataataatataataaccaGTCTAGATTTGCATGAAGATACTGAAATGTCTATAATAATGAGCATAAttgaaaatgatttttctcttaatatgaatataaatgaattaacGTATAATGGAAAGGCTGTAGATAAATCAgatactttaaaaaaattgaacaTGCATGAAGGTgatcttttatttatccgaaaaaaaattaatctTGATATGTTACAAGAAGAATTAAATGCAAACGGGTTtggaaatattatgaacaatAGTGGTGTCACTAACACATCAGCTACTAATAGTAGTACACCCAATCCAGGGAGTATACTTCCAAGTGGTTTGAATAATGCAGGGCAAGGTAATAACGCTGCATTTAATGGGATCTTGGAGCAGTTTCGAATTTTTCAAGAAatggaatatataaaaaaagaagctgaaaaattattgcaATTAAAAACAGATAAAGCAAAGATGAGCATATTACAAATTcaagataaaaaattatatgatgcTATAAATACTGCAAATCtagaagaaataaaaaaaatagtaaaagaaaaatatgaaatggaaaaaaaagaaaaacaaagaGAACAAGAAATGTATGAAAAAGCATTAAAAGACCCACTATCTGAGGAatcacaaaaatatatatatgaacatatatataaaaatcaaataaattcaaATCTCGCATTAGCACAGGAGCATTTTCCTGAAGCATTTGGTGTagtatatatgttatatatacctgttgaaataaataaaaatgttatacaTGCATTTGTTGATTCAGGGGCACAAACAAGTATTATATCAAAAAGGTGTGCAGAAAAATGTAACATTCTAAGATTAATGGATACACGATTTACTGGTATAGCTAAAGGAGTTGGAACAAAATCTATACTAGGAAAAATACACATGAttgatattaaaattggaaaTTATTTCTATGCTGTTGCATTAACTATAATAGATGATTATGATATCGATTTTATATTCGGTCtagatttattaaaaagacATCAATGCTCAATTGATTTGAAGAAAAATGCTTTAGTTATCGAAGATAATGAAATACCATTTCTGGCTGAAAAAGATATAGTCAAACGATCATTTGAAAGCATAAATTTAGACTCACAATAG